A part of Scleropages formosus chromosome 3, fSclFor1.1, whole genome shotgun sequence genomic DNA contains:
- the card11 gene encoding caspase recruitment domain-containing protein 11 isoform X3 gives MFLTGRVGERRARRLCALVPMETTEGSNGDPARDEDEALWENVESNRYILSRYINPNKLTPYLRQCKVIDEQDEDEVLHSYMLQSRVNRAGRLLDILHTKGQRGYVVFLESLEFYYPDLYKLVTGKEPTRRFSTIVVEEGHEGLTQFLMNEVIKLQQQAKAKDVQRVDILGKHRTLEDEHRKLRLANQELLAFQERYNKMKEERNHINDELSKVKDDNYNLAMRLAQLSEEKNMAVMRSRDLQLEIDQLKHNLNKVEEECKMERKQSLKLKNDIENRPRKEQIIELERENEVLKMKVQELQSIIQPGKQGLPDSEKAIVDILEHDRMEALEDRQDLVNKLYNLREEVRQTEELRDKYLEEKEDLELKCSTLVKDCEMYKNRMNTIMVQLEEVERERDQAFRSRDEAQSQFSQCLIDKDKYRKQIRDLEEKSDELHIEIVRKEAKIVNLEAKLRRLSKENGLDQSLPRDIPLTIISQTFGPQDPKRDGQDDDSGEDSPVDSKFFLPDTPFRRRPNLKGGNIRTKSPVTAPRLPDLQAAVPPADLSETASTDTSSVVTTSTSCNTPVTPACAGELYNKIMKFRNDSIMSTAPEPPGNDSIVRRNKEGEYESFPRSICDFESDSGEMEIGDEDSSHGPPSIHSSSSSHQSEGFESYDLEQVNNIFRKFSLERPFRPSLNSLTHLVSTLRPVQDVSLPGDTFLSDVTLVGGNDSGIFISSVQPGSHAEKAGLREGHHLLMLEGCVHGENQKVPLDTSTKEEAHWQLQRCAGQIQLHYRSNIDGYRKLQRDMEEGTVVSGDSFYIRLNLSVGPSDNCSLAVRCDEVVHVLDTMHRGKHEWLCARVDPFTEKDLEMGTIPSYSRAQQLLLVKIQKLFCRGSRDETETLRGFRSTLQPEESLLPPDPKSSPRLSRASFFICQFLQLVSRTENKYKRMNSSERVRIVNGASSTLPRHGFDTLKSEDLETENDLNRSLNLIPYSHVTPCHCQRKRPVLFAPNILAKTIVQKFLNLGGAMEFNICKPDILTKEEFLMKQKIEPIIYYKEKHANTFECITPENIEAVAAKNKHCLLEADVSCVKDLLRREIYPIIIFIKISEKNIRKLRRFPLKVESEEDFLKTCRSKEKELEGLPCLYSFVEPDSWNGIEDLLKAIKDKILEEQKKTIWVEQDQI, from the exons AGCGAGGCGGCTGTGTGCTCTGGTGCCAATGGAGACAACAGAGGGCAGTAATGGGGACCCGGCACGAGACGAAGACGAGGCGCTCTGGGAGAATGTGGAGAGCAACCGCTACATCCTCAGTCGTTACATCAACCCCAACAAGCTGACCCCGTACCTCCGCCAGTGCAAGGTCATCGACGAGCAGGATGAGGATGAGGTGCTTCACTCCTACATGCTGCAGTCCAGGGTGAACCGTGCAG GCCGGCTGCTGGATATCTTGCACACTAAAGGCCAGCGGGGCTATGTGGTGTTTCTGGAGAGTCTGGAGTTCTACTACCCTGACCTATATAAGCTGGTCACGGGAAAGGAACCAACAAGAAGGTTCTCCACTATAGTGG TGGAGGAGGGTCATGAGGGCCTGACACAGTTCCTTATGAATGAGGTGATCAAGCTACAGCAGCAGGCCAAGGCCAAGGATGTACAGCGTGTGGACATCCTGGGTAAACACCGTACTCTGGAGGATGAGCACAGGAAGCTGAGGCTTGCCAACCAGGAGCTGCTCGCCTTCCAGGAGCGCTACAACAAAATGAAGGAGGAGCGCAACCACATCAACGATGAGCTCAGTAAGGTGAAGGATGATAACTACAACCTGGCCATGCGTCTGGCGCAGCTGAGTGAGGAGAAGAACATGGCTGTGATGAGGAGCCGCGAcctgcagctggag ATTGACCAGCTAAAGCACAATCTCAACAAGGTTGAGGAAGAGTGCAAAATGGAAAGGAAGCAGTCCCTGAAGCTGAAAAATGACATTGAGAATCGACCTCGCAAGGAACAGATCATTGAGTTGGAGCGAGAGAACGAAGTCCTGAAGATGAAGGTTCAAGAGCTGCAGTCTATCATACAG CCTGGAAAGCAGGGGTTGCCAGACTCGGAGAAGGCCATTGTAGACATCTTGGAACATGACCGCATGGAGGCACTTGAGGACcggcaggacctggtcaacaaGTTGTACAACCTCCGTGAAGAGGTGCGGCAAACTGAGGAGCTCAGGGACAAG tacctggaggagaaggaggacctGGAATTGAAGTGCTCCACACTAGTGAAAGACTGTGAGATGTACAAGAACCGCATGAACACCATTATGGTCCAGCTAGAAGAGGTTGAACGGGAGCGGGACCAG GCTTTCCGCTCCCGTGATGAGGCCCAGAGTCAGTTTTCCCAGTGCTTGATTGACAAAGACAAGTATCGAAAGCAGATCCGTGATCTGGAGGAGAAGAGTGATGAGCTGCACATTGAGATTGTGCGCAAGGAGGCCAAGATTGTTAACCTGGAAGCAAAACTGAGGCGACTGTCTAAGGAGAATGGCCTGGACCAG AGTTTACCTCGAGACATTCCTTTGACCATCATATCCCAGACCTTTGGTCCTCAGGACCCCAAAAGAGACGGTCAGGATGACGACTCAGGGGAAGACTCTCCTGTGGACAGCAAGTTCTTCCTTCCAGATACACCCTTCAGACGTCGTCCTAACCTCAAAGGAGGG AACATTAGAACAAAGTCACCAGTCACAGCACCCAGACTTCCAGACCTCCAAG CAGCAGTGCCTCCTGCAGACCTGTCGGAGACAGCCAGCACGGACACCAGCTCTGTGGTCACCACCTCCACCAGCTGCAACACACCGGTCACGCCAGCTTGTGCCGGAGAACTCTACAACAAaatt ATGAAGTTTCGCAACGACAGCATCATGTCAACTGCCCCGGAGCCACCCGGGAATGATTCCATAGTCAGGCGGAACAAAGAAGGAGAGTATGAAAGCTTTCCAAGAAG CATATGCGACTTTGAGTCTGACAGTGGAGAAATGGAAATTGGAG ATGAAGACTCATCTCATGGGCCTCCCTCCATCCACTCGTCATCCTCCTCCCACCAGTCTGAGGGCTTTGAGTCCTATGATCTGGAGCAGGTCAACAACATCTTCCGGAAGTTCTCCCTGGAAAG GCCCTTCCGGCCCTCCCTCAATTCATTGACCCACCTTGTCAGCACCCTCCGCCCGGTGCAAGATGTGTCCCTACCCGGAGACACCTTCTTGTCTGATGTCACTCTGGTGGGGGGTAATGATAGTGGCATCTTCATCTCCTCGGTGCAGCCAGGCTCCCATGCAGAAAAGGCAGGTCTGCGGGAGGGACACCACTTACTAATG CTGGAGGGCTGTGTTCATGGTGAGAACCAGAAGGTTCCACTGGACACCTCCACTAAGGAGGAGGCCCACTGGCAGTTACAGAGGTGTGCGGGGCAGATCCAACTGCACTACCGGTCCAACATCGACG GCTACAGGAAACTGCAGCGGGACATGGAGGAGGGCACTGTGGTGTCTGGGGACTCATTTTACATCCGGCTGAACCTCAGCGTGGGCCCATCGGACAACTGCTCGCTGGCAGTGCGCTGCGATGAGGTTGTACATGTGCTTGACACCATGCACCGCGGCAAGCATGAGTGGCTTTGTGCCCGCGTGGACCCTTTCACTGAGAAGGACCTGGAGATGGGTACAATCCCCAGCTACTCTAG GGCCCAGCAGCTCCTGCTGGTCAAGATCCAGAAACTGTTCTGCCGAGGGAGCAGGGACGAGACAGAAACCCTGCGTGGATTTAGG AGCACATTGCAGCCTGAGGAATCGCTACTCCCTCCAGACCCCAAATCCAGCCCCCGACTTTCCCGTGCAAGCTTCTTCATCTGTCAGTTCCTGCAG CTTGTGAGCAGGACTGAAAACAAATATAAGAGAATGAACAGCAGTGAGAGGGTCCGCATCGTGAACGGGGCAAGTTCCACGCTTCCCCGACATGGGTTTGATACACTGAAGTCAGAGG ACTTGGAGACAGAGAACGACCTCAACAGGAGCTTGAACCTGATCCCATATAGTCACGTGACACCGTGCCACTGCCAGCGGAAAAGGCCTGTCCTCTTTGCGCCCAACATTCTGGCCAAGACCATTGTGCAGAAGTTCCTCAACTTGGGAGGAGCCATGGAGTTTAACATATGCAAGCCAG ATATCCTGACTAAGGAGGAGTTTCTTATGAAGCAGAAGATAGAGCCAATTATTTATTACAAGGAGAAGCATGCCAACACATTTGAGTGCATCACTCCCGAGAACATTGAGGCAGTAGCTGCAAAG AACAAACACTGCCTTCTGGAAGCTGATGTAAGCTGTGTCAAAGATTTGCTCAGAAGGGAAATATATCCTATTATCATCTTCATCAAAATCAGCgagaaaaacattagaaaatTAAG
- the card11 gene encoding caspase recruitment domain-containing protein 11 isoform X1, with protein MFLTGRVGERRARRLCALVPMETTEGSNGDPARDEDEALWENVESNRYILSRYINPNKLTPYLRQCKVIDEQDEDEVLHSYMLQSRVNRAGRLLDILHTKGQRGYVVFLESLEFYYPDLYKLVTGKEPTRRFSTIVVEEGHEGLTQFLMNEVIKLQQQAKAKDVQRVDILGKHRTLEDEHRKLRLANQELLAFQERYNKMKEERNHINDELSKVKDDNYNLAMRLAQLSEEKNMAVMRSRDLQLEIDQLKHNLNKVEEECKMERKQSLKLKNDIENRPRKEQIIELERENEVLKMKVQELQSIIQPGKQGLPDSEKAIVDILEHDRMEALEDRQDLVNKLYNLREEVRQTEELRDKYLEEKEDLELKCSTLVKDCEMYKNRMNTIMVQLEEVERERDQAFRSRDEAQSQFSQCLIDKDKYRKQIRDLEEKSDELHIEIVRKEAKIVNLEAKLRRLSKENGLDQSLPRDIPLTIISQTFGPQDPKRDGQDDDSGEDSPVDSKFFLPDTPFRRRPNLKGGNIRTKSPVTAPRLPDLQAAVPPADLSETASTDTSSVVTTSTSCNTPVTPACAGELYNKIQMKFRNDSIMSTAPEPPGNDSIVRRNKEGEYESFPRSICDFESDSGEMEIGDEDSSHGPPSIHSSSSSHQSEGFESYDLEQVNNIFRKFSLERPFRPSLNSLTHLVSTLRPVQDVSLPGDTFLSDVTLVGGNDSGIFISSVQPGSHAEKAGLREGHHLLMLEGCVHGENQKVPLDTSTKEEAHWQLQRCAGQIQLHYRSNIDGYRKLQRDMEEGTVVSGDSFYIRLNLSVGPSDNCSLAVRCDEVVHVLDTMHRGKHEWLCARVDPFTEKDLEMGTIPSYSRAQQLLLVKIQKLFCRGSRDETETLRGFRSTLQPEESLLPPDPKSSPRLSRASFFICQFLQLVSRTENKYKRMNSSERVRIVNGASSTLPRHGFDTLKSEDLETENDLNRSLNLIPYSHVTPCHCQRKRPVLFAPNILAKTIVQKFLNLGGAMEFNICKPDILTKEEFLMKQKIEPIIYYKEKHANTFECITPENIEAVAAKNKHCLLEADVSCVKDLLRREIYPIIIFIKISEKNIRKLRRFPLKVESEEDFLKTCRSKEKELEGLPCLYSFVEPDSWNGIEDLLKAIKDKILEEQKKTIWVEQDQI; from the exons AGCGAGGCGGCTGTGTGCTCTGGTGCCAATGGAGACAACAGAGGGCAGTAATGGGGACCCGGCACGAGACGAAGACGAGGCGCTCTGGGAGAATGTGGAGAGCAACCGCTACATCCTCAGTCGTTACATCAACCCCAACAAGCTGACCCCGTACCTCCGCCAGTGCAAGGTCATCGACGAGCAGGATGAGGATGAGGTGCTTCACTCCTACATGCTGCAGTCCAGGGTGAACCGTGCAG GCCGGCTGCTGGATATCTTGCACACTAAAGGCCAGCGGGGCTATGTGGTGTTTCTGGAGAGTCTGGAGTTCTACTACCCTGACCTATATAAGCTGGTCACGGGAAAGGAACCAACAAGAAGGTTCTCCACTATAGTGG TGGAGGAGGGTCATGAGGGCCTGACACAGTTCCTTATGAATGAGGTGATCAAGCTACAGCAGCAGGCCAAGGCCAAGGATGTACAGCGTGTGGACATCCTGGGTAAACACCGTACTCTGGAGGATGAGCACAGGAAGCTGAGGCTTGCCAACCAGGAGCTGCTCGCCTTCCAGGAGCGCTACAACAAAATGAAGGAGGAGCGCAACCACATCAACGATGAGCTCAGTAAGGTGAAGGATGATAACTACAACCTGGCCATGCGTCTGGCGCAGCTGAGTGAGGAGAAGAACATGGCTGTGATGAGGAGCCGCGAcctgcagctggag ATTGACCAGCTAAAGCACAATCTCAACAAGGTTGAGGAAGAGTGCAAAATGGAAAGGAAGCAGTCCCTGAAGCTGAAAAATGACATTGAGAATCGACCTCGCAAGGAACAGATCATTGAGTTGGAGCGAGAGAACGAAGTCCTGAAGATGAAGGTTCAAGAGCTGCAGTCTATCATACAG CCTGGAAAGCAGGGGTTGCCAGACTCGGAGAAGGCCATTGTAGACATCTTGGAACATGACCGCATGGAGGCACTTGAGGACcggcaggacctggtcaacaaGTTGTACAACCTCCGTGAAGAGGTGCGGCAAACTGAGGAGCTCAGGGACAAG tacctggaggagaaggaggacctGGAATTGAAGTGCTCCACACTAGTGAAAGACTGTGAGATGTACAAGAACCGCATGAACACCATTATGGTCCAGCTAGAAGAGGTTGAACGGGAGCGGGACCAG GCTTTCCGCTCCCGTGATGAGGCCCAGAGTCAGTTTTCCCAGTGCTTGATTGACAAAGACAAGTATCGAAAGCAGATCCGTGATCTGGAGGAGAAGAGTGATGAGCTGCACATTGAGATTGTGCGCAAGGAGGCCAAGATTGTTAACCTGGAAGCAAAACTGAGGCGACTGTCTAAGGAGAATGGCCTGGACCAG AGTTTACCTCGAGACATTCCTTTGACCATCATATCCCAGACCTTTGGTCCTCAGGACCCCAAAAGAGACGGTCAGGATGACGACTCAGGGGAAGACTCTCCTGTGGACAGCAAGTTCTTCCTTCCAGATACACCCTTCAGACGTCGTCCTAACCTCAAAGGAGGG AACATTAGAACAAAGTCACCAGTCACAGCACCCAGACTTCCAGACCTCCAAG CAGCAGTGCCTCCTGCAGACCTGTCGGAGACAGCCAGCACGGACACCAGCTCTGTGGTCACCACCTCCACCAGCTGCAACACACCGGTCACGCCAGCTTGTGCCGGAGAACTCTACAACAAaatt CAGATGAAGTTTCGCAACGACAGCATCATGTCAACTGCCCCGGAGCCACCCGGGAATGATTCCATAGTCAGGCGGAACAAAGAAGGAGAGTATGAAAGCTTTCCAAGAAG CATATGCGACTTTGAGTCTGACAGTGGAGAAATGGAAATTGGAG ATGAAGACTCATCTCATGGGCCTCCCTCCATCCACTCGTCATCCTCCTCCCACCAGTCTGAGGGCTTTGAGTCCTATGATCTGGAGCAGGTCAACAACATCTTCCGGAAGTTCTCCCTGGAAAG GCCCTTCCGGCCCTCCCTCAATTCATTGACCCACCTTGTCAGCACCCTCCGCCCGGTGCAAGATGTGTCCCTACCCGGAGACACCTTCTTGTCTGATGTCACTCTGGTGGGGGGTAATGATAGTGGCATCTTCATCTCCTCGGTGCAGCCAGGCTCCCATGCAGAAAAGGCAGGTCTGCGGGAGGGACACCACTTACTAATG CTGGAGGGCTGTGTTCATGGTGAGAACCAGAAGGTTCCACTGGACACCTCCACTAAGGAGGAGGCCCACTGGCAGTTACAGAGGTGTGCGGGGCAGATCCAACTGCACTACCGGTCCAACATCGACG GCTACAGGAAACTGCAGCGGGACATGGAGGAGGGCACTGTGGTGTCTGGGGACTCATTTTACATCCGGCTGAACCTCAGCGTGGGCCCATCGGACAACTGCTCGCTGGCAGTGCGCTGCGATGAGGTTGTACATGTGCTTGACACCATGCACCGCGGCAAGCATGAGTGGCTTTGTGCCCGCGTGGACCCTTTCACTGAGAAGGACCTGGAGATGGGTACAATCCCCAGCTACTCTAG GGCCCAGCAGCTCCTGCTGGTCAAGATCCAGAAACTGTTCTGCCGAGGGAGCAGGGACGAGACAGAAACCCTGCGTGGATTTAGG AGCACATTGCAGCCTGAGGAATCGCTACTCCCTCCAGACCCCAAATCCAGCCCCCGACTTTCCCGTGCAAGCTTCTTCATCTGTCAGTTCCTGCAG CTTGTGAGCAGGACTGAAAACAAATATAAGAGAATGAACAGCAGTGAGAGGGTCCGCATCGTGAACGGGGCAAGTTCCACGCTTCCCCGACATGGGTTTGATACACTGAAGTCAGAGG ACTTGGAGACAGAGAACGACCTCAACAGGAGCTTGAACCTGATCCCATATAGTCACGTGACACCGTGCCACTGCCAGCGGAAAAGGCCTGTCCTCTTTGCGCCCAACATTCTGGCCAAGACCATTGTGCAGAAGTTCCTCAACTTGGGAGGAGCCATGGAGTTTAACATATGCAAGCCAG ATATCCTGACTAAGGAGGAGTTTCTTATGAAGCAGAAGATAGAGCCAATTATTTATTACAAGGAGAAGCATGCCAACACATTTGAGTGCATCACTCCCGAGAACATTGAGGCAGTAGCTGCAAAG AACAAACACTGCCTTCTGGAAGCTGATGTAAGCTGTGTCAAAGATTTGCTCAGAAGGGAAATATATCCTATTATCATCTTCATCAAAATCAGCgagaaaaacattagaaaatTAAG
- the card11 gene encoding caspase recruitment domain-containing protein 11 isoform X2, translated as MFLTGRVGERRARRLCALVPMETTEGSNGDPARDEDEALWENVESNRYILSRYINPNKLTPYLRQCKVIDEQDEDEVLHSYMLQSRVNRAGRLLDILHTKGQRGYVVFLESLEFYYPDLYKLVTGKEPTRRFSTIVVEEGHEGLTQFLMNEVIKLQQQAKAKDVQRVDILGKHRTLEDEHRKLRLANQELLAFQERYNKMKEERNHINDELSKVKDDNYNLAMRLAQLSEEKNMAVMRSRDLQLEIDQLKHNLNKVEEECKMERKQSLKLKNDIENRPRKEQIIELERENEVLKMKVQELQSIIQPGKQGLPDSEKAIVDILEHDRMEALEDRQDLVNKLYNLREEVRQTEELRDKYLEEKEDLELKCSTLVKDCEMYKNRMNTIMVQLEEVERERDQAFRSRDEAQSQFSQCLIDKDKYRKQIRDLEEKSDELHIEIVRKEAKIVNLEAKLRRLSKENGLDQSLPRDIPLTIISQTFGPQDPKRDGQDDDSGEDSPVDSKFFLPDTPFRRRPNLKGGNIRTKSPVTAPRLPDLQAVPPADLSETASTDTSSVVTTSTSCNTPVTPACAGELYNKIQMKFRNDSIMSTAPEPPGNDSIVRRNKEGEYESFPRSICDFESDSGEMEIGDEDSSHGPPSIHSSSSSHQSEGFESYDLEQVNNIFRKFSLERPFRPSLNSLTHLVSTLRPVQDVSLPGDTFLSDVTLVGGNDSGIFISSVQPGSHAEKAGLREGHHLLMLEGCVHGENQKVPLDTSTKEEAHWQLQRCAGQIQLHYRSNIDGYRKLQRDMEEGTVVSGDSFYIRLNLSVGPSDNCSLAVRCDEVVHVLDTMHRGKHEWLCARVDPFTEKDLEMGTIPSYSRAQQLLLVKIQKLFCRGSRDETETLRGFRSTLQPEESLLPPDPKSSPRLSRASFFICQFLQLVSRTENKYKRMNSSERVRIVNGASSTLPRHGFDTLKSEDLETENDLNRSLNLIPYSHVTPCHCQRKRPVLFAPNILAKTIVQKFLNLGGAMEFNICKPDILTKEEFLMKQKIEPIIYYKEKHANTFECITPENIEAVAAKNKHCLLEADVSCVKDLLRREIYPIIIFIKISEKNIRKLRRFPLKVESEEDFLKTCRSKEKELEGLPCLYSFVEPDSWNGIEDLLKAIKDKILEEQKKTIWVEQDQI; from the exons AGCGAGGCGGCTGTGTGCTCTGGTGCCAATGGAGACAACAGAGGGCAGTAATGGGGACCCGGCACGAGACGAAGACGAGGCGCTCTGGGAGAATGTGGAGAGCAACCGCTACATCCTCAGTCGTTACATCAACCCCAACAAGCTGACCCCGTACCTCCGCCAGTGCAAGGTCATCGACGAGCAGGATGAGGATGAGGTGCTTCACTCCTACATGCTGCAGTCCAGGGTGAACCGTGCAG GCCGGCTGCTGGATATCTTGCACACTAAAGGCCAGCGGGGCTATGTGGTGTTTCTGGAGAGTCTGGAGTTCTACTACCCTGACCTATATAAGCTGGTCACGGGAAAGGAACCAACAAGAAGGTTCTCCACTATAGTGG TGGAGGAGGGTCATGAGGGCCTGACACAGTTCCTTATGAATGAGGTGATCAAGCTACAGCAGCAGGCCAAGGCCAAGGATGTACAGCGTGTGGACATCCTGGGTAAACACCGTACTCTGGAGGATGAGCACAGGAAGCTGAGGCTTGCCAACCAGGAGCTGCTCGCCTTCCAGGAGCGCTACAACAAAATGAAGGAGGAGCGCAACCACATCAACGATGAGCTCAGTAAGGTGAAGGATGATAACTACAACCTGGCCATGCGTCTGGCGCAGCTGAGTGAGGAGAAGAACATGGCTGTGATGAGGAGCCGCGAcctgcagctggag ATTGACCAGCTAAAGCACAATCTCAACAAGGTTGAGGAAGAGTGCAAAATGGAAAGGAAGCAGTCCCTGAAGCTGAAAAATGACATTGAGAATCGACCTCGCAAGGAACAGATCATTGAGTTGGAGCGAGAGAACGAAGTCCTGAAGATGAAGGTTCAAGAGCTGCAGTCTATCATACAG CCTGGAAAGCAGGGGTTGCCAGACTCGGAGAAGGCCATTGTAGACATCTTGGAACATGACCGCATGGAGGCACTTGAGGACcggcaggacctggtcaacaaGTTGTACAACCTCCGTGAAGAGGTGCGGCAAACTGAGGAGCTCAGGGACAAG tacctggaggagaaggaggacctGGAATTGAAGTGCTCCACACTAGTGAAAGACTGTGAGATGTACAAGAACCGCATGAACACCATTATGGTCCAGCTAGAAGAGGTTGAACGGGAGCGGGACCAG GCTTTCCGCTCCCGTGATGAGGCCCAGAGTCAGTTTTCCCAGTGCTTGATTGACAAAGACAAGTATCGAAAGCAGATCCGTGATCTGGAGGAGAAGAGTGATGAGCTGCACATTGAGATTGTGCGCAAGGAGGCCAAGATTGTTAACCTGGAAGCAAAACTGAGGCGACTGTCTAAGGAGAATGGCCTGGACCAG AGTTTACCTCGAGACATTCCTTTGACCATCATATCCCAGACCTTTGGTCCTCAGGACCCCAAAAGAGACGGTCAGGATGACGACTCAGGGGAAGACTCTCCTGTGGACAGCAAGTTCTTCCTTCCAGATACACCCTTCAGACGTCGTCCTAACCTCAAAGGAGGG AACATTAGAACAAAGTCACCAGTCACAGCACCCAGACTTCCAGACCTCCAAG CAGTGCCTCCTGCAGACCTGTCGGAGACAGCCAGCACGGACACCAGCTCTGTGGTCACCACCTCCACCAGCTGCAACACACCGGTCACGCCAGCTTGTGCCGGAGAACTCTACAACAAaatt CAGATGAAGTTTCGCAACGACAGCATCATGTCAACTGCCCCGGAGCCACCCGGGAATGATTCCATAGTCAGGCGGAACAAAGAAGGAGAGTATGAAAGCTTTCCAAGAAG CATATGCGACTTTGAGTCTGACAGTGGAGAAATGGAAATTGGAG ATGAAGACTCATCTCATGGGCCTCCCTCCATCCACTCGTCATCCTCCTCCCACCAGTCTGAGGGCTTTGAGTCCTATGATCTGGAGCAGGTCAACAACATCTTCCGGAAGTTCTCCCTGGAAAG GCCCTTCCGGCCCTCCCTCAATTCATTGACCCACCTTGTCAGCACCCTCCGCCCGGTGCAAGATGTGTCCCTACCCGGAGACACCTTCTTGTCTGATGTCACTCTGGTGGGGGGTAATGATAGTGGCATCTTCATCTCCTCGGTGCAGCCAGGCTCCCATGCAGAAAAGGCAGGTCTGCGGGAGGGACACCACTTACTAATG CTGGAGGGCTGTGTTCATGGTGAGAACCAGAAGGTTCCACTGGACACCTCCACTAAGGAGGAGGCCCACTGGCAGTTACAGAGGTGTGCGGGGCAGATCCAACTGCACTACCGGTCCAACATCGACG GCTACAGGAAACTGCAGCGGGACATGGAGGAGGGCACTGTGGTGTCTGGGGACTCATTTTACATCCGGCTGAACCTCAGCGTGGGCCCATCGGACAACTGCTCGCTGGCAGTGCGCTGCGATGAGGTTGTACATGTGCTTGACACCATGCACCGCGGCAAGCATGAGTGGCTTTGTGCCCGCGTGGACCCTTTCACTGAGAAGGACCTGGAGATGGGTACAATCCCCAGCTACTCTAG GGCCCAGCAGCTCCTGCTGGTCAAGATCCAGAAACTGTTCTGCCGAGGGAGCAGGGACGAGACAGAAACCCTGCGTGGATTTAGG AGCACATTGCAGCCTGAGGAATCGCTACTCCCTCCAGACCCCAAATCCAGCCCCCGACTTTCCCGTGCAAGCTTCTTCATCTGTCAGTTCCTGCAG CTTGTGAGCAGGACTGAAAACAAATATAAGAGAATGAACAGCAGTGAGAGGGTCCGCATCGTGAACGGGGCAAGTTCCACGCTTCCCCGACATGGGTTTGATACACTGAAGTCAGAGG ACTTGGAGACAGAGAACGACCTCAACAGGAGCTTGAACCTGATCCCATATAGTCACGTGACACCGTGCCACTGCCAGCGGAAAAGGCCTGTCCTCTTTGCGCCCAACATTCTGGCCAAGACCATTGTGCAGAAGTTCCTCAACTTGGGAGGAGCCATGGAGTTTAACATATGCAAGCCAG ATATCCTGACTAAGGAGGAGTTTCTTATGAAGCAGAAGATAGAGCCAATTATTTATTACAAGGAGAAGCATGCCAACACATTTGAGTGCATCACTCCCGAGAACATTGAGGCAGTAGCTGCAAAG AACAAACACTGCCTTCTGGAAGCTGATGTAAGCTGTGTCAAAGATTTGCTCAGAAGGGAAATATATCCTATTATCATCTTCATCAAAATCAGCgagaaaaacattagaaaatTAAG